Sequence from the Pogoniulus pusillus isolate bPogPus1 chromosome 16, bPogPus1.pri, whole genome shotgun sequence genome:
TCAAACATTTACTCAAGCAGAGTAAACATTGGCAAGGCAAGCTTGTGTTGGTGCAAACCCTGGGGatgctgccctcagccctggctGAGCATGCTGCCACAccagtgcccctgtgctcactgcaccagccctctgccttcctcccaAGCCCAGCTTTTGCTTTCCGTGCCCTCTGCAGAAGTAGCACcctgagcagctgccctggATGTGGCACAGCCTCTTGCTGACAGCAATAATGAAAAAATGCCATTCAgaccagacaggctggaggggaaaaCAGGCCTGAgggggctggcagctctctggaaGAACATAGCTGCGTCTTCCCTCTGGACAACGAGCACCAAGTGTCTTGCCCAGCCAGGGCTTGTAGCATCAGAGAAACCAGGCAATGAACCCCTGTCAGCTACAGCAGCTGATCTTCCTTAAACCCCAGATTATGTGAACACTGCTAATGCAAGGAGATTCTTTCAGAGGGGTCTCTGCAAGGGTTCCAAGCCTTCACTGCCATAGGTCCTGCTGATTCAGCAGGACTGCAGCTGCACCACAAGCCAAAAGACACAAATATGTCAGCACAAGCAATACTGTGACAGGAAATACTCTGGAGCATCATTGTCTTTAGTTTCCAGTGAATCTGTTGCCTAGAGATGAAAAATAATAATCTTCCACCTCCCCAGCATAGCAGCAAAAGTAATTTCCCACTGAGACCTGCTTCTAAGGACACATCTGAGGTTCCCAGGCCTGGGAACCACCACAGAGTTGCAAATacctgcattttggccacaagcCAAGGTGTTGTGAGTTCCATCCAGCCTGCAGACAAGCCAATCTCACATCTCATTAGCTCCATTATCTTCCTGTCTCACCTAGATCTTGACACCCAACAAAGATGCCTCCAAGATACTCTCCATTGCTTACTGACAGGCTTTGGCTCACTGGAGTGTGAAGGAGTGAACAAATAAAGTTCTCCTACTCCCTTCAGTCAGCTTGGTGGCTTGAAGGAGGCTTGGACTCTGCCACGGGCCCAGGGAAAAGGATGGCCACAAAGAGGCACTTGGCCACGTGCTTCAGCTCTCCTTGGTTCAGTCGTACAGGCGGTAGCAAGTCACAGCCTTGCTGGCTGCCCACTCTTTTCTGAGAGTAAAAAAGGGAAGGTGATGGCTGGAGAGAGGACAGAGGTCTTGTAGCAGCTGAAATGTGTCCCTAGAAGAGCAAACACACCTCTGGTCAAGGGACTAAAGAAGGCAAAACAGTAGAGATGCCAGCAGGTCAGTAGGCTCTGTGTGGAGTCACAAAAGCTGCCTCAGGACCAGTATGCCTCAATACCTCAACTGTCCACCCAGAGTGAGACAGCaaatgctgcagggcagggtgccGTGGCTGGGTTTCACTGTTGGCTACAGCACAGCAACAGCTGCTTTAGGAATGTAACATGACAGGACACGCTGTCAAGTGGGATAGATGGCTGAAAAAACAGCAACCAGCACATCATCAGCCTGGCTGAAGGCTCCACAGAGGGGATGTGCCTGGAGAAGTGCTCATGGTGAAAGAAAACCACAGAAAGGAATTCCTGTGCCCATGGAACTCCAAGCAAATGTGCAGCTTTCCCTCCATGGGAAGTGAACTTCCAGTGCTCAAAGCCTTAGGCAGTGTGACACAGGTCTGTGCGCGCTGCTTGGGGACAAAAAAACAAGTCAGTGAAACAAGCACTTACAAAAACAACTCAGGCAAAAAAACATTTCTTACTCTCTAAAACAGTCCCTAAACTGTGTGCTCTTAACTCCCCCCAACCAagacaggagctgtgctggcaggtgACAGCAGCCCATGCCACTGGACACAGCTAGCTCTCAGCCATATGATCTGGATTTTGATGGCTGTAGATTTAATTCCTGCCCTGGTCTGCATCTTCCTCAGCATATGTGAGGCCTCTCTTTAGCCCTCAGTAAAGCTTTGCTGTGAACTAAGTGACAGCAGAAAGATCTGAGGACGTTCTGCACACAACTTCTTAATAGAACCTCTGCATCTTGCCTCCAGTCATACACtgtcagcagggcaggagcaaaaGAATGTGAGCTAGGCTTCGAACACTTgagacagggatgtgctggagagcccaaaagagagctatgaggatgacccTGGGACCTGTACATCTTTCCTAtgaaaaaaggctgagagacctggggctgtttagtctggagaaggctgagagggaacctattaatgtctacaaatatctgaggagtgggcgTCAagctgaaggtgccaggctcttttcagtagtgcccTGTCATAGGACAGTGAACAATGGGTGCaggctagaacacaggaggttccacctcaacaccagGGGACATTTCTCTACAttgagagcactggaacaggctacctggagaggctgtggggtctctttctctggagagactttcaaaacccacctggatgcattcctgtgcagcctgccctaggtgatcctgctctggcaggggggttggacttgatgacctgtgaggtcccttccaacccctaacacacTGTTACACTGCACAAGGCCCCAGCTGCCTAGAAACAGATGCCACAGACTTGAAACTTGGGGAAAAGCAGAACTTGTGTTCTGTTTGTTGCTCTTCACCACCTCttagtgttcaagcaaaggggAAGAGAGCAACACACACCCATCTCTGCTTTTCATGTCCACTGTGAACATCGATGTCCCCAGTGAATACTCTGTCCCATCACTGTTTCACagtgctccaacctcctccccagctctgtgctctcatCTCTCAGTGTGATGGCTCACCTTTGCCAAATGAGCTGGTTCAGTATTTGGTTACATGCCCTTTACTCCCTGTTtatttggggcttttttaaCCAAAGGGAAAACCAGAAGCTGAACTGGAACTTGACACCAAGCCCTCATAACTGCCAGGCGAAACCACCTGCAGCAAAAGTATGACGTACAGCAGCAGCATGTGTGAAATGTGTGGTCTGCTGTACAGCAGTAGCTGAGCAGAGACGCTCTCAAGCTcgctgccttcctgcaggataCCAAAAACTTAATCCTAAGAGGTTTGAAGTTTTAACATGTCAGAGATGACAGAGCTCTGCATATTGGGAATAGTTTCAAGtgggccacagctgccaagtcTGTCTCCTGGGCTCTGCATGCGTAATCCTCCCAAAAAAGATCTTCAGCCTCACTCGACTAACAAAGCACAAGAGGATGGAGACCCACCATGAGGTCATGCCAGTACCTACTCTCCCTTGCAGCTAGGCTGGGGCAACCTCTATGAAAAGCAGAGAAATTGTAGACTGAGCTGTCACCGGGTAGGTGTTCAGCTGAATGCAGGCAGTGTCCAGCAAGaccactgcctgcagggagcagacaaCAAACCtgacactgagctgctgtggaAGCTCACCAAATTCCTGTCTCCTGCCACACAATGATGCCTGGATTAAGGTTACGTTCCTCCCTGCTGCATTTTGTCACGCAGCCGCTATTTTGGTCAGAAAGTCAGCAAGCCCATATTTGGGAAGCTGTCCCTCTGAAGGGCAGCATGAAGGGCAGACAGAtgaaaagctgcttctgaaggCAGGGCCAGGGGAGCTGCCTGGAGCCACAGGAAGCCCAAAatcttcctctctgcttctctttgaCATGCCAACATCCTTTTCTCAGCCTAACCCTCATCTCTCTTCCCTCAAAACACATCCTGTGGGTGAGCTACTCTCACAAGTGCTCTGAGGTTAGAGATGAAATCTTGCTTCTTAGATGGAAAAAACGTAGTGCTAGAGATTTAAAATGCAGAACATAGACCCAAGGTGGAGATCTACAGGCACACAGGTGAAGGTGTAGCTTGACAAATGCCAAGTCCTCTGTTCAGAgaatttttctttcattctcgTCACTCTACACAGCTGCTATGGACTGACCTTAAGGCATCTGGACCTGCTATTCTGTCTCCTCCAATGCCAGCAGCAACCCAAGGGAAAACATCTCTATGTCAGGTCTGCCAGCCCtggcaaaggctgcagagggctgccaggcagctctgggcaaGTAGCTGAGGTGCATGCTAATCTGAACCACAGCTAGAGTCTTACCTTTGTAGACAAACTCACTAGAAcagggcacaacttgagacttccCATATCTGCAGGCACTTGGGTACCGCTGAAGCCAGCAGGATTTAAGCACTCTGGGTGACCACTTGCCAAGAAAAACCCTCTCCAGAGAGGATTACCACCACAAGGAACCTCTTGCCACCTGACCTTCCCACATACCTGAGGGCAGCGTGGACCGAACAACCTTTTTCTTTAGTACTTAGCACTCTACCTGGTGGTACGAGCCCTGTGACTGCAGactccagcacagcatcccCCCAGACCAGCACACTGCTCTCACGTGGCAGTTAAGTTCTTTCAGCTGACAAATGCCAACCTCTACAACAGTCCAAGAGATGCACACAGCAGGAATCAGACAGCTGAGGCTTGCAGACTCCTCTGACTTTAGAGCCCTTCATTCATGAGTTTTAAGTTAGCAAATATTAACTTAAAACACAGTTTATAAGTTTTACAACCAAGCTTATGATACTTAGTTTAGGTCTGGGTGGTATTTTTTTCATCACTCAAAACCACTTAAAAAGTGGGAACTGGGAAAACTTTTCAACTCAACTCACTAAAAATTCCAAGTATTGACCTTGTTTCCAAAAGATTGTTTTGGTAATTGGATAAACTACTTAAAAAGAACTCCAAACATCAAGTACATTTACCGGATGTTTCATCTGAGacatgttttgtttttcatgcaGCAGGTGTCTTGCTGTCctactgcagccagcagacgCTTGTCAAGTTCCCGCCCTTGCTCCAACCACTGGATATGCACCACTGGGTGGACAAGAGCTGGAACTGCAATTTCAGGAACGGTTCTTAGGCGACTCGTTTCCCTGTAAAAAAAATCACCTCCTGAAACAGCTTTGCTGATTGGTGGGACTTTGAGAGTAAAACCCTCTTCTGATCTACAGGACAGCAGTTaacaaacccctgccatagcacCTCCTTCAGCTTTTGAATGCTACTCAGGGTTGGAGTCAATTTctataggtcccttccagccccttccactctgtgattctgtgacctcaccagtcAGCACGTTTTGTCAGGTAGGTTATTTTTGTTATTACAACAAAAGTCCTCTATTAAAATCCAGCAGCCACGGAAAGTATGGCTATTTGATACAATCATAACACCTTACACATCCCCACAGCAGTTCTGTTAACTATTACAACACTCTTCTAACACCAGCTGGTAAGACCTCCAAAACCACAGCTAGCACTCAGTACCACCTTACCTCAACAGCAAAGCAGAACCTAACTTGCTGTAACAGAACTAGGGATACTCATAAACACTGAGGTGAGAACTCTGCACATGTATGCCACGATAAAAACAAGTTACCTGTACTGAATACTATCACCCTAGAGTCCAGACAGCAATGCCTTCAAATTTGTACAAAGAGAAATAAGCTGTTTCTTGGTTTCACTCAATAATCACTTAGAAccgtaaaatcatagaactgctaacgttggaaaagacctttgaaatCAAGTTCAACCACTCACCTAAAGCTCACAATCTCACCACTACTAGCTACTACCACTAAatcacatccccaagcaccatacCCACAcatcttcaacacctccagggttggagactccaccacgtccctgggcagcctgttccaatgcctggtaACTCTGATAGTGTTATTCCATAACAAGAAAACAGACTTTTAACTACTAAATGCTTATGACCTGTACCAACAATTAGAGCAGAACAGcactggaggagcagctgtttTACTTTCTGCACGCAGAGGCTGACAGTATTAACACAAAACTTCTCCACTAGCTCCAGCCAGTTCAATCTACCAGCGAATAAAACCACACACTGGTCACTACATGCAGGCTTGATGCACGACTGGCATCTGTAATACAACCCAACAAGGCTTTTGGAGCATTCTCCTCCAGGAAGCAAAGACTCTGTTACAGCCAGTTTTATTTTTACTAAAACATTAACACACGTGCCAACAGGAAAACTGCTGCTTCTGTCATGAACCACATCAGTCCTttttctgctgagcagcctgcttggCATTGTTGGCCTGCATCTTCTTCAGCCCctttttgttgtgtttctttgCAAATCTCATGTTCCTCAGAAACTTGGGATCGACCTAATAAGGAAAACAGGGAAAATAAAGGGAATTAATATGGAACATGGGGGAATAAAAGCCAATTTGTAGAAGAGACGTGTGTAAAAACATAGATTTGTCCAGACTGTTACAATTATTCCCAAATTTCAGCTAATTTACTTTTTTCACCTGATTTATTACACCAACAAAATTATTTTAGCCATTTTAAACCATCCTTTAACTGTTTTCCTTGATTTCCATGAACAATCAACCCCAAAACCATGGCAATAAAGACCAAACTGAGCACAGCTGTAAACCAGGCAAATTTCATTTCCATGTCACAACACACTGTGAGATCTGGAGTACCACAACTCAGCCTTGGCAGGTGAGCACATACACATGCATGCCTTGGGAAAAGAGCAAGGCCACTTCCTCGGGCCTTTGCTTTTAACTTTGAAGGAAATAAATACCAGACCACAGAAGTTTTTGACAGCTAATGGCTGGCTAGAGCATGCTGTCATAGCTAGGGCCAATTCTCAGAACCATCAGCTACTGTTCCACTGATAAACATGGATCCACGCAcactcaacacaaggagacagaCTCAGACTGCCAGGCTACCCATAggagagagcagcactgcaccCTCGCCGAGCCACGCTGAAGACAAGCATCTGTCACCTCCAAAAAGCTGTTACTTACAGAGCAAGCAGAACCACAACTCTCCCCAAAGCCAACGCGTCCTGTGTTTCCACTTTAAAGTGTGGAAAAAGTTCCTTGTTACACACTTGTCTAattccagaaaaaaacaaaccgcTGTCATTTTCCTGTGTTTGGTCCAGAAATGCAAACTCCTTTCCTCTTTTGAGTGAATTTCTCTGGATTAACACAGGTAGCAAACTAGTACTGAAGAGTACAGaggagcaggacacagcaggaCTCAAAGAGGAGAACTACTGACACATTTGATTCACtggaagcagcagtttgtggtACCCACTTGCACAAATCAAAGTGGCCAACAACTAAAAGAAGTAAACATATGAGGGTATGCTTTTTGGAAACATGCAGGTGTATGGAAGGTATGAAACAAGTAAAACAGAAACTACCACAGCTCTGACCATCTGAAACACAAGCCCTTGTCTGCAAAGAGTACGTCAGCCAAAATAAGACCACAAACaatagatttgttttgtttcacagCGAAGCCTCAGTGGCTTAGCCTGGGAATATCAGCAGAAATACTCACCCCTTTGAGAGATTCGTATCTATGGGATCTGGGTTTCTTGATGCCGTTTCTGTGCCACTTACGGGCTACATAGAAGACAGGAAAACAATTTTAACTACCACTTCTGCTACTAATAAGTAGCTGCATTAGCAACCTTTTAAGTGCAGCTGACCCTACCAAAATAAAGTAGCACAGACCATTTTCTAACCCTTCCCAACCAAACTAAATGCACTTCTGTTTTATTCCTCTGCACAGTGTGCTCCGCATCATAGGTACTCATCCAAGGATCTCAGGCTCTTCATTAATAATGCACCACTAGCATAACAAAAGGCCTCAGTTATTAAGAAGCTCAAGCTCCTGTGTTCAGTGCTGAAGGGCATCATCCTTCACTGGGCAAGACCAAGCAGAACCTTCTCACAGAACTCTGCTAACTTACagcattggggaaaaaaagaggagagaggattATTTTCCCTTGCGGTCGTTTCTGGATGGCAAGTCACCACAGGCTGAATGCTCTTCAGTAGTATCTACAActtgttttctcctctgtttACAGATTATTTTCACACTGAGCCCAAACAAGCCCTAAGTCGTGCAGAGCCCCTTTCCTCACACATGCCATTCAACCTCCACCCTGCcactgcctccttccctggTGAGCTCATCTCGCCGCAAAGCAGAAAGAGGACTCGGCTGCTGTAACTGTGCAGCTCAAAGCAGCCGGTTAAAAACTCTCCgtggagggcagccctgggccACCTCAAGGGACGcggcccctccccacctcctctcgGAGCCGCCCATGCCCCGCATCAGCGCAGGACGCCGAGCCCGGCTTACACTGGTTGTGTGTGGTGTGGTTCTTGGACTTGGCCATGGTTGTACCTGCGGGAGAAAGAGACACCCCTGAGTcagagagggacagagagaagGACAGAGAGAAGGACAGAGAGAGGGACACGCCAACCTcccccccaaagccttctctgggCTCTCCCACCACGACCGACTGCCTTATCGACCCCGAGCCCTCGGTCTCCCGCCCCACGACAGCCTCAAGTTTTGTCTCGCCCCGTCCCGACTCGGTGGGATGGGATCGGCTCGGCCCCGGCGCGGGGAGTCCCCGCGGCCACCCCCCGAGCACGGATGGAGCCGGATTGCACCAACACACACTCaccaccgccgccgccgggcCGGAAGAGAAGGGCGCGCCGCGGGGGCTGCTGGGAAATGGGGTTGCGGACCGGAACCCCCGTGTCGCTCCGGTGTGCAACAAGCGCCGCCAGCGAGAAGGT
This genomic interval carries:
- the RPL29 gene encoding large ribosomal subunit protein eL29, with amino-acid sequence MAKSKNHTTHNQSRKWHRNGIKKPRSHRYESLKGVDPKFLRNMRFAKKHNKKGLKKMQANNAKQAAQQKKD